TCCACCTGATCCACATTTGTACACCAACCAGGGCCAGGCTTTTAATCGCCACCCAAAATATCCCCCACCAGATGTTGGTTGTCCAGTCGGCCAATTTTAACGCGCCCATATTAGGCAGCGGTGTATTCCAGGCGCCTAAAAACAGGATCACCCCTATCATAGATACCAGGAACATCATCGAGTACTCGGCCAAAAACACAAAGGCAAAGCCTAATCCGGAATATTCGGTATGGAAACCGGCCACCAGTTCTGATTCCGCCTCGGGTATATCAAAAGGCGCACGGTTAGCTTCGGCTAATGATGATATAAAGTAAATAACAAATGCTATAATTAAATGCGGCGCCCTGAATATGTTCCAGCTCAGCAATCCGCCAATATTGGTTACGTCCCAAAAACCAAAAAACTTAACGGTTTCGGTTGATGCTACGCCTTGCTGTGCAGAGATCACCTGCAAATCCAATGACTGAGCGATCATCACTGCAGATATAATGGCAAAACCTGCTGGTATCTCGTACGAAATGATCTGCGCGGCCGAACGCATAGCGCCTAAAATAGAGTATTTATTATTGGAGCCCCAGCCCGCCATGAGTATGCCCAATGTCTCGATAGAGATAATGGCGAACACATAATACAGG
This Mucilaginibacter defluvii DNA region includes the following protein-coding sequences:
- the nuoH gene encoding NADH-quinone oxidoreductase subunit NuoH produces the protein MSNYLIYFLVAAGLFAFAALFALFGVYAERKISAYIQDRLGPTETGKFGTLQTFADILKMIQKELIIPAKADKWLFILAPVIIFVAVYMGFAAMPWGPGLAPSKINIGLYYVFAIISIETLGILMAGWGSNNKYSILGAMRSAAQIISYEIPAGFAIISAVMIAQSLDLQVISAQQGVASTETVKFFGFWDVTNIGGLLSWNIFRAPHLIIAFVIYFISSLAEANRAPFDIPEAESELVAGFHTEYSGLGFAFVFLAEYSMMFLVSMIGVILFLGAWNTPLPNMGALKLADWTTNIWWGIFWVAIKSLALVGVQMWIRWTLPRLRVDQLMNLCWKVLTPLAFACILISGVWRLWLM